In Vibrio celticus, one genomic interval encodes:
- the epmB gene encoding EF-P beta-lysylation protein EpmB yields the protein MPHIITRKVESVEQNWLKQLSNAISDPTKLLEALEIDPTPWQAGFAARELFALRVPLSFVERMEKGNPHDPLLRQVLPLSEEFEVHQGYSADPLEEQENAIPGLLHKYKNRALMIVKGGCAINCRYCFRRHFPYQDNKGSKSVWQTSLDYVAAHPEINEVILSGGDPLMAKDSELEWLIHSIEQIPHVKTVRIHSRLPVVIPARVTDELCQLLAQTRLNVVMVSHINHANEINLELKQAFHKLKLSGATLLNQGVMLKGVNNSANSLKELSEKLFDAGILPYYMHVLDKVQGAAHFYISDEEAKHHFKGLISEVSGYLVPKLTREIGGRSSKTPLDLHIE from the coding sequence ATGCCGCATATCATAACCCGAAAAGTCGAATCTGTTGAGCAAAACTGGCTCAAACAACTATCGAATGCGATCTCTGACCCGACAAAACTGCTTGAGGCATTGGAAATAGACCCAACACCGTGGCAAGCAGGCTTCGCTGCTCGTGAGTTATTTGCACTTCGGGTACCTCTTAGCTTTGTCGAACGAATGGAAAAAGGCAACCCACACGATCCATTGCTACGACAGGTTTTACCGCTAAGCGAAGAGTTTGAGGTACACCAAGGCTATTCCGCTGATCCACTGGAAGAACAAGAAAACGCAATTCCGGGCTTACTGCACAAATACAAAAATCGTGCACTGATGATTGTGAAAGGCGGCTGTGCGATTAACTGCCGCTACTGCTTCCGTCGTCACTTCCCTTATCAAGATAACAAGGGCTCGAAGTCTGTGTGGCAAACCAGCCTCGACTATGTGGCGGCTCACCCAGAGATCAACGAAGTTATCTTGTCGGGAGGCGATCCACTGATGGCGAAAGACAGCGAACTCGAGTGGCTGATTCATTCTATTGAACAAATTCCACATGTAAAAACCGTTCGAATTCATAGCCGATTACCAGTTGTGATTCCCGCTCGAGTAACGGATGAACTGTGCCAATTGCTAGCTCAAACTCGCCTTAATGTGGTGATGGTCAGCCACATTAACCATGCTAACGAAATCAACCTAGAGCTCAAACAAGCCTTCCACAAGCTTAAGTTAAGTGGTGCTACTCTGCTCAACCAAGGCGTGATGCTTAAAGGCGTAAACAACAGCGCTAACTCATTGAAAGAATTAAGCGAAAAGCTATTCGACGCCGGTATTTTACCTTACTATATGCATGTACTTGATAAGGTTCAGGGCGCAGCGCACTTCTATATTTCAGATGAAGAGGCGAAGCATCACTTTAAAGGATTAATCTCTGAGGTTTCTGGCTACCTAGTACCTAAGTTAACCCGTGAGATTGGCGGACGCAGCAGCAAGACACCGCTCGACCTACACATTGAATAG
- a CDS encoding prepilin-type N-terminal cleavage/methylation domain-containing protein: MKHNTSVAPPATTSQPALRFSSRGFTIIELVVVIVILSIVSVTAASKFLNLQTDARISTLNGLKGGMEGASAMLYGKTSALGLDKAASASVNVEGDDISVVYGYPAAINSDAWSMLIESTFLDAEWGVGNADWYFTNSNHADGKIIYAPASRKKVDENCYLEYQEATETTTPVFTLTTDGC; the protein is encoded by the coding sequence ATGAAACACAATACCTCAGTTGCTCCACCAGCAACCACATCTCAACCAGCGCTTAGGTTCAGCTCAAGAGGTTTCACCATCATCGAGCTGGTCGTGGTGATCGTGATTCTAAGTATTGTGTCGGTCACTGCAGCTTCTAAGTTCCTCAACCTTCAAACCGATGCTCGTATCTCGACATTAAACGGCCTTAAAGGCGGAATGGAGGGCGCAAGTGCTATGCTTTATGGTAAGACATCGGCATTAGGCTTAGATAAAGCTGCTAGTGCGTCAGTGAATGTTGAGGGCGACGATATCTCAGTTGTCTATGGCTACCCGGCGGCAATCAACAGTGACGCTTGGTCAATGCTAATCGAATCCACGTTTCTGGATGCAGAATGGGGCGTGGGTAATGCAGATTGGTATTTTACGAATAGTAATCACGCAGATGGAAAAATCATCTACGCTCCAGCAAGTCGCAAAAAGGTAGATGAAAACTGCTATCTTGAGTACCAAGAAGCGACAGAGACCACGACACCAGTCTTCACCTTAACAACAGACGGCTGCTAG
- a CDS encoding MgtC/SapB family protein has translation MTQFIEQTLNLAPFSWAGLAVCMLCGSLIGIERQTRGKPVGIRTSILIISGTYFFLTMAISLSPNTLDQARVLGQIITGVGFLGAGVMMTLDGKIHGVTSAAIIWVLAALGMMIALGHLSQSVIITLMALVILLGVDKVENSFQSLRRGVHQKWMRKGRVKK, from the coding sequence ATGACACAATTTATAGAACAAACTCTCAACCTTGCCCCCTTTAGCTGGGCAGGTCTTGCAGTATGCATGCTGTGTGGTTCGTTAATCGGTATCGAGCGACAAACACGCGGTAAACCGGTAGGGATCAGAACATCGATTCTGATCATCAGTGGTACCTATTTCTTCCTTACGATGGCGATTAGCCTTTCCCCTAACACGCTAGATCAAGCTCGTGTGCTTGGTCAGATCATTACTGGGGTAGGTTTCCTTGGCGCTGGGGTAATGATGACTCTGGATGGAAAGATTCATGGCGTGACTTCAGCCGCGATTATCTGGGTACTCGCTGCATTAGGTATGATGATCGCACTTGGTCACCTTTCGCAATCGGTCATTATCACGCTAATGGCGCTCGTGATTCTGCTTGGTGTCGATAAGGTGGAAAACAGCTTCCAAAGCCTGCGTCGTGGCGTTCACCAAAAGTGGATGAGAAAAGGGCGCGTGAAGAAATAG
- the efp gene encoding elongation factor P produces the protein MASVSTNEFKGGLKFMMDNEPCSIIDNEYVKPGKGQAFNRVKLRKLLSGKVLEKTFKSGDTVELADVVDVELGYLYSDGEFYHFMNNETFEQIAADVKAVGETAKWLVENDVCTLTLWNDNPITVTPPNFVEIAVTETDPGLKGDTQGTGGKPATLATGAVVRVPLFIAIGEVVKVDTRTGEYVGRVK, from the coding sequence ATGGCGTCAGTAAGCACCAATGAATTCAAAGGCGGTTTAAAATTCATGATGGATAACGAGCCTTGCTCAATTATCGACAATGAATACGTTAAGCCAGGTAAAGGCCAAGCGTTTAACCGTGTTAAACTTCGTAAACTGCTGTCAGGCAAAGTGTTAGAGAAAACATTTAAGTCAGGCGATACAGTAGAACTAGCGGACGTTGTAGACGTTGAACTAGGCTACCTATACAGCGATGGCGAATTCTACCACTTCATGAACAATGAAACATTCGAGCAAATCGCTGCTGACGTAAAAGCAGTTGGCGAAACAGCTAAATGGTTAGTTGAAAACGACGTATGTACTCTAACGTTGTGGAATGATAACCCTATCACAGTAACTCCACCAAACTTTGTTGAGATCGCAGTAACAGAAACCGATCCTGGCCTTAAAGGCGACACACAAGGTACTGGCGGTAAGCCTGCAACTCTAGCAACAGGCGCGGTAGTTCGCGTACCTCTATTCATCGCTATCGGTGAAGTTGTTAAAGTTGATACTCGTACTGGCGAATACGTTGGTCGTGTGAAGTAA